Proteins found in one Muntiacus reevesi chromosome 2, mMunRee1.1, whole genome shotgun sequence genomic segment:
- the FCSK gene encoding L-fucose kinase isoform X2 produces MEQPKGVDWTVIILTCQYQDSVEVFQRELEIRQKREQIPAGTLLLAVEDPEVHVGSGGATLNALLVAAEHLSARAGFTVVTSDVLHSAWILILHTGRDFAFDDCGRAFTCLPVENPQAPVEAVVCNLDCLLDTMSHRLGPGSPPGVWVCSTDMLLSVPPSPGISWDGFRGARGIALPGSTAYARSHGVYLTDPQGFVLDIYYQGTEAEIQRCARPDGQVPLVSGVVFFSVETAERLLATHMSPPLDACTYMGLDSGARPCQLSLFFDILLCMARNVQREDFLVGRPPEIGQGDADVAGYLHGARAELWRQLRGQPLTVAYVPDGSYNYMTNSASEFLHSLTSPGAPEAQVVHSQVEERPLLGAGSAVVSCLLEGPVRLGPGSVLQHCHLRGPIHIGTGCFVSGLDMAQSQALHGVELRDLVLRGHHVQLHGTPSRAFTLVGRLDSWERQGTGTYLNMSWSKFFQKTGIRDWDLWDPDVPPAERCLLSARLFPVLHPSRTPGPWDLLWMLDPQEDRGRALRAWRACWRLSWEQLQPCLDRGATLAARRDLFFRQALHKARHVLETRQDLSLRPLTRAAVHEDCAGSLLATLDQVAAGAEDPGVAARALACVADVLGCMAEGRGGLRSGPAANPGWVRPFSFLERGDLARGVEALTQERTRWLSRPALLVRAARHYEGAGQLLIRRAVMSAQRFVCSVPAELPAPGQWVVAECPARVDFSGGWSDTPPLAYELGGAVLGLAVRVDGRRPIGARARRIPEPELRLAVGPRQDQTAVKIVCCSLDDMRGYCQPQAPGALLKAAFICAGVVSVSSELSLREQLLRAFRGGFELHAWSELPHGSGLGTSSILAGAALAVVQRAAGHAVGAKALVHAVLHLEQVLTTGGGWQDQVGGLLPGVKVGRSRAQLPLKVEVEEVSVPEGFLQKLNDHLLLVYTGKTRLARNLLQDVLRSWYARLPAVVQNARRLVQQTEECAEAFHQGSLPLLGQCLTSYWEQKKLMAPGCEPLAVRRMMDVLAPHVHGQSLAGAGGGGFLCLLTKEPRQKEALEAVLAKTEGLGNYSVHLVEVDTQGLSLQLLGTETST; encoded by the exons ATGGAGCAGCCAAAGGGCGTTGATTGGACGGTCATCATCCTGACGTGTCAGTACCAGGACAGCGTTGAGGTCTTTCAGAGAG AGCTGGAAATACGGCAGAAGCGAGAGCAGATCCCTGCCGGGACGCTGCTGCTGGCCGTGGAGGACCCTGAGGTTCACGTGGGCAGTGGAGGAGCCACCCTCAACGCCCTGCTGGTGGCCGCTGAGCACCTGAGTGCCCGCGCCGGCTTCACT GTGGTCACGTCAGATGTTCTGCACTCGGCCTGGATCCTCATCCTGCACACG GGTCGAGACTTCGCCTTTGACGACTGTGGCCGGGCCTTCACCTGCCTCCCTGTGGAGAACCCCCAGGCCCCCGTGGAGGCTGTGGTCTGCAACCTGGACTGCCTACTGGACACCATGAGCCATCGA CTGGGCCCGGGCTCCCCGCCAGGCGTGTGGGTGTGCAGCACGGACATGCTGCTGTCGGTGCCTCCGAGCCCAG GCATCAGCTGGGACGGCTTCCGGGGAGCCCGAGGGATCGCCCTTCCGGGGAGCACAGCCTACGCCCGGAGCCACGGCGTCTACCTGACTGACCCCCAG GGCTTCGTTCTGGACATTTACTACCAGGGCACTGAGGCAGAGATACAACGGTGCGCCAGGCCTGATGGGCAGGTGCCACTG GTGTCCGGGGTTGTCTTCTTCTCTGTGGAAACTGCCGAGCGCCTTCTGGCCACCCACATGAGCCCGCCTCTGGACGCCTGCACCTACATGGGCTTGGACTCGGGAGCCCGGCCTTGTCAG CTGTCTCTATTTTTTGACATCCTGCTCTGCATGGCCCGGAACGTGCAAagggaggacttcctggtgggGCGGCCCCCGGAGATAGGGCAAGGTGACGCAGACGTCGCGGGCTATCTGCACGGCGCCCGAGCTGAGCTGTGGAGGCAGCTCCGCGGTCAGCCGCTCACAGTGG CGTATGTCCCTGACGGCAGCTACAACTACATGACCAACTCAGCCAGTGAGTTTCTGCACAGTCTCACATCCCCGGGGGCTCCAGAGGCCCAGGTCGTACACTCCCAGGTGGAG GAGCGGCCGCTGCTGGGGGCCGGGAGCGCTGTGGTCAGCTGCCTGCTGGAGGGCCCCGTGCGGCTGGGCCCCGGGAGCGTCCTGCAGCATTGCCACCTGCGG GGCCCCATTCACATTGGCACTGGCTGCTTCGTGAGTGGCCTGGACATGGCCCAGTCCCAGGCGCTGCATGGCGTGGAGCTGCGTGACCTCGTCCTGCGGGGACACCATGTGCAGCTGCACGGCACCCCCAGCCGGGCCTTCACCCTCGTGGGCCGCCTGGACAGCTGGGAG AGACAGGGGACAGGAACGTATCTCAACATGTCTTGGAGTAAATTCTTCCAGAAGACGGGCATCAG GGACTGGGACCTATGGGACCCGGACGTGCCCCCCGCTGAGCGCTGCCTCCTCAGTGCCCGTCTCTTCCCCGTGCTCCACCCCTCGAGGACCCCGGGCCCCTGGGACTTGCTGTGGATGCTGGACCCCCAGGAGGACCGGGGCCGGGCCCTGCGGGCTTGGCGGGCTTGCTGGCGTCTATCCTGGGAGCAGCTGCAGCCGTGTCTGGATCGGGGTGCCACGCTGGCTGCCCGCCGGGACCTGTTCTTCCGCCAGGCCCTGCACAAGGCGCGGCACGTGCTGGAGACCCGGCAGGACCTCAGCCTGCGCCCACTGACCCGGGCTGCCGTCCATGAGGACTGTGCTGGGAGCCTGCTGGCCACGCTGGACCAGG TGGCAGCTGGTGCGGAAGACCCTGGCGTGGCCGCCCGGGCCCTGGCCTGTGTGGCGGACGTCCTGGGCTGCATGGCAGAGGGCCGAGGTGGCTTGCGCAGTGGGCCGGCTGCCAACCCCGGGTGGGTGCGGCCCTTCTCCTTCCTGGAGCGTGGAGACCTGGCGCGGGGCGTGGAGGCGCTCACTCAGGAGCGGACCAGGTGGCTGAGCAG GCCAGCCTTGCTGGTGCGGGCCGCCCGCCACTACGAGGGGGCTGGGCAGCTGCTGATCCGCCGGGCCGTGATGTCCGCCCAGCGCTTCGTCTGCTCCGTGCCAGCGGAGCTGCCGGCGCCCGGGCAGTGGGTGGTGGCCGAGTGCCCGGCGCgggtggacttctctg GGGGCTGGAGTGACACACCGCCCCTGGCGTACGAGCTCGGTGGGGCCGTGCTGGGCCTGGCTGTGCGAGTGGACGGCCGCCGGCCCATCGGGGCCAGGGCTCGCCGCATCCCGGAGCCCGAGCTTCGGCTGGCGGTGGGGCCCCGGCAGGACCAGACAGCCGTGAAGATCGTGTGCTGCAGCCTGGACGACATGCGGGGTTActgccagccccaggccccag GGGCGCTGCTGAAGGCGGCCTTCATCTGCGCGGGCGTTGTCAGTGTCTCCTCCGAGCTCTCGCTGAGGGAGCAGCTGCTGCGTGCCTTCAGGGGCGGCTTCGAGCTGCACGCCTGGTCTGAGCTGCCCCACGGCTCTGGCCTTG GCACCAGCAGCATCCTGGCGGGGGCCGCCCTGGCCGTGGTGCAGCGGGCCGCAGGCCATGCGGTGGGCGCGAAGGCCCTGGTCCACGCAGTCCTGCACCTGGAGCAGGTGCTCACCACAG GAGGTGGCTGGCAGGACCAGGTGGGTGGCCTCCTGCCCGGCGTCAAGGTGGGGCGTTCCCGGGCCCAGCTGCCACTGAAGGTGGAAGTGGAGGAGGTCTCTGTGCCTGAGGGCTTTCTCCAGAAGCTCAATGACCACCTGCTCCTGgtgtacactgggaagacccgccTGGCCCGGAACCTGCTTCAG GATGTGCTGAGGAGCTGGTATGCCCGGCTGCCTGCCGTTGTGCAGAACGCCCGCCGCCTGGTGCAGCAGACCGAGGAGTGTGCGGAAGCCTTCCACCAAG ggagTCTGCCTCTGCTGGGCCAGTGCCTGACGTCATACTGGGAGCAGAAGAAGCTCATGGCTCCAGGCTGTGAGCCCCTGGCGGTGCGGCGTATGATGGATGTCCTGGCCCCCCACGTGCACGGCCAGAGCCTTGCAGGAGCAGGTGGCGGGGGCTTTCTCTGTCTACTGACCAAGGAGCCGCGGCAGAAGGAGGCTCTGGAGGCTGTGCTGGCCAAGACAGAG GGCCTCGGGAACTACAGCGTCCACCTGGTAGAAGTGGACACTCAGGGCCTGAGCCTGCAGCTGCTGGGGACTGAGACTTCCACCTGA
- the FCSK gene encoding L-fucose kinase isoform X1 yields the protein MEVLGRPSLGENPSTLARMEQPKGVDWTVIILTCQYQDSVEVFQRELEIRQKREQIPAGTLLLAVEDPEVHVGSGGATLNALLVAAEHLSARAGFTVVTSDVLHSAWILILHTGRDFAFDDCGRAFTCLPVENPQAPVEAVVCNLDCLLDTMSHRLGPGSPPGVWVCSTDMLLSVPPSPGISWDGFRGARGIALPGSTAYARSHGVYLTDPQGFVLDIYYQGTEAEIQRCARPDGQVPLVSGVVFFSVETAERLLATHMSPPLDACTYMGLDSGARPCQLSLFFDILLCMARNVQREDFLVGRPPEIGQGDADVAGYLHGARAELWRQLRGQPLTVAYVPDGSYNYMTNSASEFLHSLTSPGAPEAQVVHSQVEERPLLGAGSAVVSCLLEGPVRLGPGSVLQHCHLRGPIHIGTGCFVSGLDMAQSQALHGVELRDLVLRGHHVQLHGTPSRAFTLVGRLDSWERQGTGTYLNMSWSKFFQKTGIRDWDLWDPDVPPAERCLLSARLFPVLHPSRTPGPWDLLWMLDPQEDRGRALRAWRACWRLSWEQLQPCLDRGATLAARRDLFFRQALHKARHVLETRQDLSLRPLTRAAVHEDCAGSLLATLDQVAAGAEDPGVAARALACVADVLGCMAEGRGGLRSGPAANPGWVRPFSFLERGDLARGVEALTQERTRWLSRPALLVRAARHYEGAGQLLIRRAVMSAQRFVCSVPAELPAPGQWVVAECPARVDFSGGWSDTPPLAYELGGAVLGLAVRVDGRRPIGARARRIPEPELRLAVGPRQDQTAVKIVCCSLDDMRGYCQPQAPGALLKAAFICAGVVSVSSELSLREQLLRAFRGGFELHAWSELPHGSGLGTSSILAGAALAVVQRAAGHAVGAKALVHAVLHLEQVLTTGGGWQDQVGGLLPGVKVGRSRAQLPLKVEVEEVSVPEGFLQKLNDHLLLVYTGKTRLARNLLQDVLRSWYARLPAVVQNARRLVQQTEECAEAFHQGSLPLLGQCLTSYWEQKKLMAPGCEPLAVRRMMDVLAPHVHGQSLAGAGGGGFLCLLTKEPRQKEALEAVLAKTEGLGNYSVHLVEVDTQGLSLQLLGTETST from the exons ATGGAGGTCTTGGGGAGGCCGAGCCTCGGAG AAAACCCCTCAACTTTGGCCAGAATGGAGCAGCCAAAGGGCGTTGATTGGACGGTCATCATCCTGACGTGTCAGTACCAGGACAGCGTTGAGGTCTTTCAGAGAG AGCTGGAAATACGGCAGAAGCGAGAGCAGATCCCTGCCGGGACGCTGCTGCTGGCCGTGGAGGACCCTGAGGTTCACGTGGGCAGTGGAGGAGCCACCCTCAACGCCCTGCTGGTGGCCGCTGAGCACCTGAGTGCCCGCGCCGGCTTCACT GTGGTCACGTCAGATGTTCTGCACTCGGCCTGGATCCTCATCCTGCACACG GGTCGAGACTTCGCCTTTGACGACTGTGGCCGGGCCTTCACCTGCCTCCCTGTGGAGAACCCCCAGGCCCCCGTGGAGGCTGTGGTCTGCAACCTGGACTGCCTACTGGACACCATGAGCCATCGA CTGGGCCCGGGCTCCCCGCCAGGCGTGTGGGTGTGCAGCACGGACATGCTGCTGTCGGTGCCTCCGAGCCCAG GCATCAGCTGGGACGGCTTCCGGGGAGCCCGAGGGATCGCCCTTCCGGGGAGCACAGCCTACGCCCGGAGCCACGGCGTCTACCTGACTGACCCCCAG GGCTTCGTTCTGGACATTTACTACCAGGGCACTGAGGCAGAGATACAACGGTGCGCCAGGCCTGATGGGCAGGTGCCACTG GTGTCCGGGGTTGTCTTCTTCTCTGTGGAAACTGCCGAGCGCCTTCTGGCCACCCACATGAGCCCGCCTCTGGACGCCTGCACCTACATGGGCTTGGACTCGGGAGCCCGGCCTTGTCAG CTGTCTCTATTTTTTGACATCCTGCTCTGCATGGCCCGGAACGTGCAAagggaggacttcctggtgggGCGGCCCCCGGAGATAGGGCAAGGTGACGCAGACGTCGCGGGCTATCTGCACGGCGCCCGAGCTGAGCTGTGGAGGCAGCTCCGCGGTCAGCCGCTCACAGTGG CGTATGTCCCTGACGGCAGCTACAACTACATGACCAACTCAGCCAGTGAGTTTCTGCACAGTCTCACATCCCCGGGGGCTCCAGAGGCCCAGGTCGTACACTCCCAGGTGGAG GAGCGGCCGCTGCTGGGGGCCGGGAGCGCTGTGGTCAGCTGCCTGCTGGAGGGCCCCGTGCGGCTGGGCCCCGGGAGCGTCCTGCAGCATTGCCACCTGCGG GGCCCCATTCACATTGGCACTGGCTGCTTCGTGAGTGGCCTGGACATGGCCCAGTCCCAGGCGCTGCATGGCGTGGAGCTGCGTGACCTCGTCCTGCGGGGACACCATGTGCAGCTGCACGGCACCCCCAGCCGGGCCTTCACCCTCGTGGGCCGCCTGGACAGCTGGGAG AGACAGGGGACAGGAACGTATCTCAACATGTCTTGGAGTAAATTCTTCCAGAAGACGGGCATCAG GGACTGGGACCTATGGGACCCGGACGTGCCCCCCGCTGAGCGCTGCCTCCTCAGTGCCCGTCTCTTCCCCGTGCTCCACCCCTCGAGGACCCCGGGCCCCTGGGACTTGCTGTGGATGCTGGACCCCCAGGAGGACCGGGGCCGGGCCCTGCGGGCTTGGCGGGCTTGCTGGCGTCTATCCTGGGAGCAGCTGCAGCCGTGTCTGGATCGGGGTGCCACGCTGGCTGCCCGCCGGGACCTGTTCTTCCGCCAGGCCCTGCACAAGGCGCGGCACGTGCTGGAGACCCGGCAGGACCTCAGCCTGCGCCCACTGACCCGGGCTGCCGTCCATGAGGACTGTGCTGGGAGCCTGCTGGCCACGCTGGACCAGG TGGCAGCTGGTGCGGAAGACCCTGGCGTGGCCGCCCGGGCCCTGGCCTGTGTGGCGGACGTCCTGGGCTGCATGGCAGAGGGCCGAGGTGGCTTGCGCAGTGGGCCGGCTGCCAACCCCGGGTGGGTGCGGCCCTTCTCCTTCCTGGAGCGTGGAGACCTGGCGCGGGGCGTGGAGGCGCTCACTCAGGAGCGGACCAGGTGGCTGAGCAG GCCAGCCTTGCTGGTGCGGGCCGCCCGCCACTACGAGGGGGCTGGGCAGCTGCTGATCCGCCGGGCCGTGATGTCCGCCCAGCGCTTCGTCTGCTCCGTGCCAGCGGAGCTGCCGGCGCCCGGGCAGTGGGTGGTGGCCGAGTGCCCGGCGCgggtggacttctctg GGGGCTGGAGTGACACACCGCCCCTGGCGTACGAGCTCGGTGGGGCCGTGCTGGGCCTGGCTGTGCGAGTGGACGGCCGCCGGCCCATCGGGGCCAGGGCTCGCCGCATCCCGGAGCCCGAGCTTCGGCTGGCGGTGGGGCCCCGGCAGGACCAGACAGCCGTGAAGATCGTGTGCTGCAGCCTGGACGACATGCGGGGTTActgccagccccaggccccag GGGCGCTGCTGAAGGCGGCCTTCATCTGCGCGGGCGTTGTCAGTGTCTCCTCCGAGCTCTCGCTGAGGGAGCAGCTGCTGCGTGCCTTCAGGGGCGGCTTCGAGCTGCACGCCTGGTCTGAGCTGCCCCACGGCTCTGGCCTTG GCACCAGCAGCATCCTGGCGGGGGCCGCCCTGGCCGTGGTGCAGCGGGCCGCAGGCCATGCGGTGGGCGCGAAGGCCCTGGTCCACGCAGTCCTGCACCTGGAGCAGGTGCTCACCACAG GAGGTGGCTGGCAGGACCAGGTGGGTGGCCTCCTGCCCGGCGTCAAGGTGGGGCGTTCCCGGGCCCAGCTGCCACTGAAGGTGGAAGTGGAGGAGGTCTCTGTGCCTGAGGGCTTTCTCCAGAAGCTCAATGACCACCTGCTCCTGgtgtacactgggaagacccgccTGGCCCGGAACCTGCTTCAG GATGTGCTGAGGAGCTGGTATGCCCGGCTGCCTGCCGTTGTGCAGAACGCCCGCCGCCTGGTGCAGCAGACCGAGGAGTGTGCGGAAGCCTTCCACCAAG ggagTCTGCCTCTGCTGGGCCAGTGCCTGACGTCATACTGGGAGCAGAAGAAGCTCATGGCTCCAGGCTGTGAGCCCCTGGCGGTGCGGCGTATGATGGATGTCCTGGCCCCCCACGTGCACGGCCAGAGCCTTGCAGGAGCAGGTGGCGGGGGCTTTCTCTGTCTACTGACCAAGGAGCCGCGGCAGAAGGAGGCTCTGGAGGCTGTGCTGGCCAAGACAGAG GGCCTCGGGAACTACAGCGTCCACCTGGTAGAAGTGGACACTCAGGGCCTGAGCCTGCAGCTGCTGGGGACTGAGACTTCCACCTGA